The DNA segment CGCGCTCGAGCACGACGGCCGGGATGCCGTGCTCGGCGAGCCGGAGGGCCGCGAAGAGCCCGGCCGGCCCGCCGCCGACGATCACGACGGGCCGCCCGGGGCGCGACGCGGGGAAGGTCGGGAGGGCGGGCGCGGCCTCCGGCACGGCGACCTCGCCCGCGAGCCATGCCCGCACCCGCAGCTGGTAGCGCACGCTCCGCCGCGCATCGAGCGCGCGCTTGAGGATGCGGAGCTCGACGACGTCCTCGGACCGGCAGCCGATCGCCCGGCTCGCGGCCGCACGCAGCGCGCCAGGGTCGAGCGCCACGTCGGGTCGGACGACGAGGTCGAGGTCGCGCGGCATGGCGAGCCGACGCGCGCCGCCGTCAGCGCGCCGCGAGCCCGCGCGCCATCGCGCCCACGATGGCGCGCGCGACCGCGACCGGATCGGCGGCGTCGCGGATCGGGCGACCCACGACGAGATAGTCCGCGCCGGCGCGCATCGCGGCCTCCGGCGTTTCGACGCGCTTCTGATCGCCGAGCGCGTCGCCGGCCTGGCGGATACCCGGGGTGAGGATCACGAACGACGGCCCGCAGGCGCGGCGGATCGCGGCGATCTCGCGCGGCGACGCGACGACGCCGTCCATCCCGTTCGCCTGCGCGAGCCGGGCGAGACGCACCACCTGGCGCGCGGCCGTCGACGCGACGCCGACCCGGCGGAGATCCGCGTCGACGAGGCTCGTGAGCACCGTCACCGCTAGAAGAAGCGGCCGCCGCAGACGCTCGCGGCGACAGACGTCGCGCACCGCGGCCGCCGTCGTCGCCATCATCTCGGCGCCGCCCGAGGCATGCACGTCGAAGATGCGGACGCCGAGACGGGCCGCTTCGACGCCCGCGAGCGCGACGGTGCGGGGAATGTCGTGGAACTTGAGGTCGAGAAAGACCTCACCGCCGCGGCGCTGGACGCGGCGTACGACCTCGGGGCCGGTGTGCATGAACAGCTGCTTCCCGATCTTGAAGATGCCGACCTCGCCCCCGAGCAGCCGCACCAGGCGATCGGCCGCACGGACGGAATCGACGTCGAGCGGCAGCACGAGGCGGCGGCGGGCCGCGGCGACGCTCACGCGCGCGTTCCGCCGGCGAGCTCCGCCGCGACCAGCTCCGCG comes from the Deltaproteobacteria bacterium genome and includes:
- the pyrF gene encoding orotidine-5'-phosphate decarboxylase, which translates into the protein MSVAAARRRLVLPLDVDSVRAADRLVRLLGGEVGIFKIGKQLFMHTGPEVVRRVQRRGGEVFLDLKFHDIPRTVALAGVEAARLGVRIFDVHASGGAEMMATTAAAVRDVCRRERLRRPLLLAVTVLTSLVDADLRRVGVASTAARQVVRLARLAQANGMDGVVASPREIAAIRRACGPSFVILTPGIRQAGDALGDQKRVETPEAAMRAGADYLVVGRPIRDAADPVAVARAIVGAMARGLAAR